The bacterium DNA segment ACTTGGATATGAAGTTATTATTTTTGATAATTTAACAAAACAGGTTCATCCCTCTGGTATTCCTGAATATTTAAATTTAAAAAGTACATTTATTAGAGGTGATGTAAGAAACAGAAATAAATTGAAAGATGTTGTTAAAAAAATTGATATAATTTATCATTTTGCTTCCGCCGTTGGAGTTGGGCAGAGTCAATATGAAATTTCAAAATATGTAGATGTTAATATAAGAGGAACTGCTAATTTACTGGATATTCTTGTAAATGAAAAACATAATGTAAGAAAACTCATAATTGCCTCTTCAATGAGTATTTATGGAGAGGGAATGTATAAATGTAAAAAATGTGGAAAAGTAAAACCAGAAATAAGAAATTTTGATAATAAAAAAATTGATGATTGGGAACCAAAATGCCCAAATTGTAAAGGAGATATTACAGCAATTCCAACTGACGAAGAAACACCAACAAAAAGCAACTCAATTTATGCTATAACAAAAAAAGAACAGGAGGAAATGTCTCTTTTAATTGGAAAAATATATGGAATTCCTGTGGTTTCTTTAAGGTTTTTTAATGTCTATGGTCCAAGGCAAACACTGTCAAATCCTTATACTGGTGTTTGTGCAATTTTTTTGAGTAGAATTAAAAACAATAAACCTCCCATAATATTTGAAGATGGAATGCAAACAAGGGATTTTATCTGGGTGGATGATATTATAAATGCATGTATTCTTTCTATTCAAAAAGACCAGGCAAATTACGAAATTTTTAATGTCGGTTCTGGAAAGCCAACATATTTAAAAGAAATTGCAGAAATTTTAATCAAATTGCTTAATAAAAATTTAAAGCCAGAAATAACATATAAATTTAGAAAAGGTGATGTGAGACATTGTTATGCCGACATAAGTAAAATAAAAGAAAAGTTGGGATTTAAAATAGAAACAGAACTTGAAGAAGGAATGAAAAAATTAATTGACTGGTCAAAAAAAGAAAAGAAAGTAAAAGATAAATTTGATTATGCAGAAAAACAACTTAAAAACAGGCACCTTATTGAATAGGATTGAATTAACAATAGTAATCCCGGCAAGAAATGAAGAAAGTAATTTAGAAAGAACGGTTGAAGACATAGTGCAATATATAGATACAAATACAACAGAAATTATTATTGTTAATGACCATTCAACCGACAAAACAGAACAAATAGGTCAACAACTATCTTTGAAATACTCTTTTATCAAAGTTATAAATAATAAAAACGAACCTGGATTCTCTACAACTTTACTAACTGGGTTCAAGCAGGCAAAAGGTGAATATGTTCTTCCTGTAATGGCAGATATGTGCGATGACCCAGGCAGTATTCAAAAAATGTTAGAAAAAGCAAAAGATAGTTATGATATTGTTTGTGGCTCAAGATATACAAAAGGTGGTAAAAAAATTGGTGGACCAAAACTACAGAATTTTTTTTCATTTTTTGTTTGTAAATCATTGCGTTATTTAATCAATTTACCCACAAATGATGTTTCTAATGCTTTTAAATTATATAAAAAAAATATTTTCAATATTATAAAACCAAAAGAAAAGGGATTTGCTATTTCAATGGAAATTACTCTAAAAAGTTATTTTTATGGATTGAAAATTACTGAAATTCCTACAACCTGGTATGGAAGAAAAAAAGGAAAATCTAAATTTAAACTTATAAAAACATTTCCTTATGTTAAACTTTATTTCTGGGCAATTCTAAAAAAATGGAAATTTCTATAATAATTCCTTCTTATAATGAAGAAAAACGTATTGGAAAATCATTAGAAAAAATATGGAAGTACTTTAAAAATAAAGGATTTCCATTTGAAATAATTGTTGTTGATGATGGAAGTACTGATAAAACAGTTGAAATTGTTGAAAAGTTTAAAGAAGGGAAAAAAGAAATAAGGATATTGAAGCATGATAAAAATAAAGGAAAAGGGGCAGCAGTAAGAACGGGAGTGATAAATTCAAAAGGTAATTTAATTTTATTTACTGATGCAGACCTGTCAACACCCATTGAAGAATTTGAGAAACTTAAAAAAGCAATTGACGATGGTTATGATATTGCAATTGGCTCTCGAGGACTTCCTGAATCAAAAATAATTATTCCTCAACCATGGTATAGAAGATATTTAGGGAAAATTTTTCCATTATTGGTAAGAATTTTAGTAACAAATAAATTCAAGGATACTCAATGTGGATTTAAATTATTTAAAAGAGCGGTAGCAAAGAAATTGTTTGATGAATTAAAAACAAATGGTTTTGCCTTTGACGTAGAAATTCTGTATAATAGCATAAAAATGGGATATAAAATAAAAGAAGTTGGTGTAATTTGGAGCAATTCTTTTTTTTCAAGTGTTGCAATATTTAAAGACCCATTGAAAATGTTCATTTCTCTTTTAAAAATAAGGAGTTTCAAATAATGAAAGTACTTTTTACCTACATACCACAACCGTTTTCTAAAAAGGGTTATTTATTAGTAAGTCAGAATAGATTCACTAAATGGCGAGGAACAAAAGAACTTATATATCCTTTAATTCCTGCTTCTGGTTTAACACTTTTAGATTTAAAAGGATATGAAGTTTATTATTTAGATTGTATCTTTGAAGAAATTGATGAAAAAAATTTTTTTGAATATATTGAAAATCTTAAACCAGATATTATTTTTACTGAGACAAAAACTCCTATAATAAAATATCATTGGATTATTTCTGAAAAAATAAAAAGGAAATTTCCCCAGATTATTACTTGTATTATAGGAGACCATATCACTGTTTTACCAGAAGAAACAATGAAAAATAGTAAATTTGATTTTGTTTTAACAGGAGGAGACTTTGATTTTTATATGTTACAACTTGTCCAATTTTTATCTGGTAAAGAAAAGATTCCATCAGGTTTGTGGTATAGAGAAAAAAATGGGAAAATTAAAAATACTGGAAAATTTATTTTGATTGATAATCTTGATTCTTTACCATTTATTAATAGGGAAATTGTCCCATGGAAAAATTATCATGAAGCATGGAGAATTTCTGAAAATTTTATGTATCTTTCAGGTAGTAGAGGATGTCCTTATAGATGTACTTTTTGCTCCTGGCCCCAAATGTTATTTGATAATAAAATTAGATATAGAAGTCCTGAAAACATAGTTAATGAGATAGAATTTTTGGTAAAGAAATATAAAACAGAAGAATTTTTCTTTGATGATGATACATTTACATTTAATAAAAAATGGTGTATTGAAATATGTGAAGAAATAATTAAAAGAAACTTAAAAATAATGTGGAGTTGTAATGGAAGAGTTGATAATGTTGATGAATTTTTATTAAAAAAGATGAAAGATGCTGGATGCCGTCTTATAAAATATGGTGTTGAAAGTTATTCTCAATATACTCTTAATAAAATAAAGAAAGGTTATACAATCCAACAGGTTAAAAAAGCATTTAGTTTAACTAAAAAGAGAAAAATTCTTATTCATGCCACAGCAATGATTGGTTTCCCATGGGAAACAAGAAAAGATATTTTAAATACTATCGGATTTATAAAAAGTTTAAAACCAGATACCTGCCAATTTTCAATTCCAATAACATATCCAGGGACGGAATTATTCAAAGAGGCAGAAGAAAAAAACTGGCTGAAATTTAATTATAATTGGGAGAAATATGATATGAGTTTACCAACTTTAAAAAATCTTTATCTATCTGATGATAAATTAGTAAAATTATGCAAATTAGCATGGGGGAAAATTTATTTGGATCCATTATTTATTTTAAGAAAAGTTTTACGGATAAGAACAATTAGCGAAGTAAAATGGTTAATCAGAGGCTTTATTTCATTTCTTTTTGGCCATGTCAAACCAATTCAAAAATGAAAACTTATTTTGTAATAATAATTCCTTGTAAAGGTTATAATGAATATCTTAATAAAACGATTAAAGGATGCCTTAATCAAACTTTTAAAGATTTTAAAATTTATTTGTTGCCAGATAATAATTTTGAAAATAATATTTTCAAAAATGATAAAATTGTAATTAAATCAACAGGTAATTATTTTCCCGGGAAAAAAAGAAATATAGGAATTGAAATTTCTG contains these protein-coding regions:
- a CDS encoding glycosyltransferase family 2 protein, producing MEISIIIPSYNEEKRIGKSLEKIWKYFKNKGFPFEIIVVDDGSTDKTVEIVEKFKEGKKEIRILKHDKNKGKGAAVRTGVINSKGNLILFTDADLSTPIEEFEKLKKAIDDGYDIAIGSRGLPESKIIIPQPWYRRYLGKIFPLLVRILVTNKFKDTQCGFKLFKRAVAKKLFDELKTNGFAFDVEILYNSIKMGYKIKEVGVIWSNSFFSSVAIFKDPLKMFISLLKIRSFK
- a CDS encoding radical SAM protein, which codes for MKVLFTYIPQPFSKKGYLLVSQNRFTKWRGTKELIYPLIPASGLTLLDLKGYEVYYLDCIFEEIDEKNFFEYIENLKPDIIFTETKTPIIKYHWIISEKIKRKFPQIITCIIGDHITVLPEETMKNSKFDFVLTGGDFDFYMLQLVQFLSGKEKIPSGLWYREKNGKIKNTGKFILIDNLDSLPFINREIVPWKNYHEAWRISENFMYLSGSRGCPYRCTFCSWPQMLFDNKIRYRSPENIVNEIEFLVKKYKTEEFFFDDDTFTFNKKWCIEICEEIIKRNLKIMWSCNGRVDNVDEFLLKKMKDAGCRLIKYGVESYSQYTLNKIKKGYTIQQVKKAFSLTKKRKILIHATAMIGFPWETRKDILNTIGFIKSLKPDTCQFSIPITYPGTELFKEAEEKNWLKFNYNWEKYDMSLPTLKNLYLSDDKLVKLCKLAWGKIYLDPLFILRKVLRIRTISEVKWLIRGFISFLFGHVKPIQK
- a CDS encoding SDR family NAD(P)-dependent oxidoreductase; protein product: MKKILVTGGCGFIGSHLVDKLIELGYEVIIFDNLTKQVHPSGIPEYLNLKSTFIRGDVRNRNKLKDVVKKIDIIYHFASAVGVGQSQYEISKYVDVNIRGTANLLDILVNEKHNVRKLIIASSMSIYGEGMYKCKKCGKVKPEIRNFDNKKIDDWEPKCPNCKGDITAIPTDEETPTKSNSIYAITKKEQEEMSLLIGKIYGIPVVSLRFFNVYGPRQTLSNPYTGVCAIFLSRIKNNKPPIIFEDGMQTRDFIWVDDIINACILSIQKDQANYEIFNVGSGKPTYLKEIAEILIKLLNKNLKPEITYKFRKGDVRHCYADISKIKEKLGFKIETELEEGMKKLIDWSKKEKKVKDKFDYAEKQLKNRHLIE
- a CDS encoding glycosyltransferase family 2 protein, producing MNRIELTIVIPARNEESNLERTVEDIVQYIDTNTTEIIIVNDHSTDKTEQIGQQLSLKYSFIKVINNKNEPGFSTTLLTGFKQAKGEYVLPVMADMCDDPGSIQKMLEKAKDSYDIVCGSRYTKGGKKIGGPKLQNFFSFFVCKSLRYLINLPTNDVSNAFKLYKKNIFNIIKPKEKGFAISMEITLKSYFYGLKITEIPTTWYGRKKGKSKFKLIKTFPYVKLYFWAILKKWKFL